The genomic segment CCAATAGTCTTGGTCACTCATGTCATTGTGTGAATCTAGAGGTAGCAGCAGCTGAACTGTCTCATAGCACCGAACAGTTCTTCATTATGGGAATTACATGAATTCTGTAAAAAGTCAACAACTGACtggcatttaaatatttcttggcTCTAAATAAGAATCAGTTTTTGTGATGCACTTTTGGCAGTATTATACATGGGAGGTGAGGTTATTATTAGAGATTGTGTGACCTAATATTTATTTGTAGCAACTTGGAAACCTCCGTTGTGTTTTATTCTTGATCATGTGACGTACAAATTGTTTAACATGTGAACATTCATAATGATTAAGTGTTTGTGACATGTAGGAAAGTGACTCAGCTGCTATGTTCCTGTTGAAGGTTCCTGTTTGAGGTCTTTGACAAGTGAGTAGATGGTCAAGGAGAAGTAAAGCATTCTTTTGTCTATATAGGAATATGAACTGCTAGAAGTGACAACAAGCAGTTGATGAATGTACAGAAAGGAGAGATTACTAAGCCTTAACATTCACCACAGTTAGTAGCAGGTGGTTTTGAAGGAACTCGGGATATGTTGCAATGGTGCAGTCAGACTAGGAACTTCCAATCCTAGAAAGGAAACATGAATGCCTCAACTTAGCTTGGAGGTTTTCATGCTGGACATAGTTAAGATTTTGGTAATGTTTATTGCAACAACATTGCTTTCAATGAAGTTATCAAGATGAAGGACCACTGGTTAGTGACTGAAGAGAGCGAGGCCCCTGCAGATCTGATCTGGCTCTATAGAATCATTATGCTGGTCAATGAAGAGGGACAAGTCTAATGTATTGAAGGAAGAATATTACCATCACCGTTGAGATGTTGGAAATGGCTTTGATGCAAGGTCTGAAAGTTTGTACTTTTTAAGGATTGGATACATTATAGCAGATTTCAAAAGATTCAGATACGCTCGGAGGGAAAGAGATAAAAGAGTTTAGTGAGGATAGAAATTAGCTCTGGAGAGCACTATTTGAAGGTAATGGAAAGGAGTGCCAGTCATTTGTTGGTTCAGATGATAAGATATTCAttattaaaactttaaaatgtgGAAAACAGTAGACTTCagatgtttttatttgtattatttttttctcattttcttttattgttttaggtGAGAAAGCTGATAAAGGAAAGAAGTTGTTGGGTCGAGGCCGTGGAAGAGGTCGTGGTATAACTGCACCACCTCGAAGTCGTATCATACCAGCAAATCTTGCTAGTGATTCTCGTAAAGTTGAGTGTACAAGGGATCTGCTTGTTGTAAAGATAGACAATGCTCCAGGTGCTCAAGATGATGTAGAAGTTGAATACTCTGATACCGATAATATTGCATTACGGTCAGTCGGTGGTAGTGGAATTGCTTCAGCTAGCATACCTATTTCATATGATCAGACATCACATTCTATCGTAAGCTCTCCTTACAGTAAGTCCTGTCCTACATCAGGCTGTGCTCCTGCTGAAAAAATGTGGGATACCATACAGGAGAATTCATGGGACCAGTCTCAGATTAACCTGCAAAATGGTGACCACCTTCACTGTGgcaatgatgaggaagatgacgacgacgaagatgatgatgatgatgatgatgaagagggtgTTATGCTGGAAGACGAATATATTGAAGATGGAGAGCTTTACAGTGGTATATATGAAGATGCTGAAAATGAAGCCAATTATGGTCTTGTACATGGCATGGTGGAAGGTGAGGAATGGGAAGACTGTCCTGATGAGGATGACTTTTGCGTTGAAGATGGTCATCTGGTTTATGATAAGACTGATAAAATACAGGAAACTCTTCGACTTGACTGTCAGCTAAATCCTGAAGCCCCGGCTTTTGTTCCCACCTCACCAGATTTTTTGAATGCTCCATCAGAAAATGACAAAACTATCAACCTGGCCTCTATAGAGCATGCCAAAGAGTCTCTTGTTCAAAATAAGAACAAAAGTGTTCAACTCCCAATTTTGAGTAGCAGCTCAGCTAAAGAATTTTCCGCTAATACTGTTGACAAAGATGAGGTCCatgaaaataaagtattaaatgactcttcctccttctcctcctcctccttaaaTCAAAATCTTTGCAAATCAGATTCTCAGAAAGTTGTTGAGAATCCTGATAAATTGACTAAGACTGATAACGAAGGATTAAATTGCCATGACAAATGTGAAGATAAAgctgatggtgatgctgttgatgatagtgatgctaAATTGGAAGATAGCTCAGAAGCATTTACAAAAAGTTTATCAGATTCAGATAGCCTTGTTCCTGATACAGATATTGAGACCAACAAATTAGAAGAAACTAATTTAGACCCACTGGCAACAAAATCTGATGAAACTGTTCATAGTCACAATGAACAATCAGCAAATAAGGTAGAGAATTCTGATTCTGAAACCAAAGTTACTACAGAAACAGTTAGATCTGAAAATGAACATAATTCTAATGAACAAATAGCTAaagcagaaaatataattaaggaAACTGATGTAGTTGATAATAAAGATAGCAAAGAGTTGAAAAGTGAAGATACAGACAGCAAAGAAGATGTAGCATCAAAAAGTGAAGATAGTGAAAAAACCACAGTGCCAAACTCAGAAACTGATACGAAAACAGAAATTGTTAATGACCAGGCTTCAGTGTGTAACACTGAAAGCATTGTTGATGAACAGAAAGTAGATGTCAAAATAGAAGACAATATTTGTAAAGAAGAATTAGATAAATCTGTTGAAGAAAATGTTAGCACTGAATCAACTGAGTTAAGTGAAAACCTTGAGACCAAAACTAGTGGGGAGACAGACGATAAAGAGGGAAAAGCACCAGTGAAAGAAGATCAAAGTAAAGCTGACGTTGGAGATAATTCTGAAAACTGTTTGAATGTTACTTCTGATGCTTCAAAGCAGAGAAATGACAATACTAACAGAGACGTTTTTTATCCAACTGAAGAAGTTTGTGCAGTCACGATCAAAGAAACTTTGCAGACTGTCAAAGATGCTGGTGCTTGGAAATTAAGTGTCAAAGATGATATTGAAACAGTATCAGTGTACAAGAGTTCCAATGAGTCTAATGCCTCTGATTCCAAAACTGAAGGTGTAGCTGCAGCAGGttctgtctcctcctcctcctcctctcaaaatCCGTTGAAGGAAACTGTTTCTAATAATCTGCCAGACAGCAATAACCAGTCTGTTAATAATGAATGCAATGATCTTCACAAGAGCAGCACAGATGAAAAATCGAAAACAGGTATTAAACTTCATTCTTCTACTGTTAACATACATTTTTTCACAATCTCTAAGGCtaccatatttacttgtgtataaatcacactattttatacttgattttaactggAAAAACTGAGGTGCATCTTATACATGGGGCAAAGCTTAAAGCTATGAAGGGATCAAATTTTGTATTAAGATTTAACGCAAAATTATGGTGCAACTTATACATGGATAAATACAGTAATTTCTTCTGTCTGCTTAAAATGTTAATCTTCCATTTGACCATTTCTGTTTTTATAGAATCTCCAGATCTCGTAAGTGATTGTTCAGAACAAGCATTAAACTCTGTGTAGAACTGACTTTGAGACAGTTTATAACAGGTGAGGGAACATTCTCTTcttaatgtatataacatatttttgtGGGAGGGAGTAGGGTagcaaaacatttatatattttcccagTCTATTATGTGTGGCCAAAATTCTGAACACTTATATGTAGTTATTGTGTGTTGGATTTCTGCCCTTTTCATGCTCAGTTATTTTGCCATTATcttcaaacaatattttattattttctaattttacaaATACTTAAGAATTGgtattttgtttacaataaaaCAAGCAATTAGAAAACTTGGATTAAATAATGAAACATTTATGtaagaataaatgattatttcATTAGTCAGCATCAAGGCAGGATCATACCACTTTTGGTAGCCAACCGTTGAGGCGCAGTCACACCATTCGTGTTTCTTgatcaaatagtttttttttcatcttttaccatttactagtttcagtcattagactgtagccatgttggggcaccacgttgaggaatttttagttgaatgaatgaatcaatccccagtacttattttttttaaagcatggcacttattctattggtctctttttgccagacCACCAAATTGCAGGCATGTagacacaacaacaactactC from the Octopus bimaculoides isolate UCB-OBI-ISO-001 chromosome 11, ASM119413v2, whole genome shotgun sequence genome contains:
- the LOC106881761 gene encoding uncharacterized protein LOC106881761 isoform X11 gives rise to the protein MASQHMNADKELFLDILTKEEREALLTKKMEEIRKKNEALRKRHEEIEADKRQAEKMVKPTSPKKEIKSVDFKPVKKEEFHRHSGSDFDYLKLRTDMEMTPTVDSLILPDLKFYSKILSELEVKRRPKPPARGKGPGNRVKERPKSLQDENGDLCIDSVYRGRRSMHAVGSTGGQHRLERMTTVPNNEMNEIHIQITDNVPEYRPNFANIRQTRDKHREREREKTTDFNGPPPDPAYNFLADRRREGPGYDRGDRDGGGGGGGGSSGSGGRGGGGGGECSNLKDNRAKDVRRHPKNYGGIDFQNVKSKMKAARDRQSFNSTPPTKMEMSISMTGRERRQYMEWKAERDRVDKERIERQKSASGEWRREWDAEKHQQECIVNQQFKLMQVSPMYEENSNARRQELSRRPVVSCPAEVVELKRPSRIGEKADKGKKLLGRGRGRGRGITAPPRSRIIPANLASDSRKVECTRDLLVVKIDNAPGAQDDVEVEYSDTDNIALRSVGGSGIASASIPISYDQTSHSIVSSPYSKSCPTSGCAPAEKMWDTIQENSWDQSQINLQNGDHLHCGNDEEDDDDEDDDDDDDEEGVMLEDEYIEDGELYSGIYEDAENEANYGLVHGMVEGEEWEDCPDEDDFCVEDGHLVYDKTDKIQETLRLDCQLNPEAPAFVPTSPDFLNAPSENDKTINLASIEHAKESLVQNKNKSVQLPILSSSSAKEFSANTVDKDEVHENKVLNDSSSFSSSSLNQNLCKSDSQKVVENPDKLTKTDNEGLNCHDKCEDKADGDAVDDSDAKLEDSSEAFTKSLSDSDSLVPDTDIETNKLEETNLDPLATKSDETVHSHNEQSANKVENSDSETKVTTETVRSENEHNSNEQIAKAENIIKETDVVDNKDSKELKSEDTDSKEDVASKSEDSEKTTVPNSETDTKTEIVNDQASVCNTESIVDEQKVDVKIEDNICKEELDKSVEENVSTESTELSENLETKTSGETDDKEGKAPVKEDQSKADVGDNSENCLNVTSDASKQRNDNTNRDVFYPTEEVCAVTIKETLQTVKDAGAWKLSVKDDIETVSVYKSSNESNASDSKTEGVAAAGSVSSSSSSQNPLKETVSNNLPDSNNQSVNNECNDLHKSSTDEKSKTESPDLVSDCSEQALNSV
- the LOC106881761 gene encoding uncharacterized protein LOC106881761 isoform X5 → MASQHMNADKELFLDILTKEEREALLTKKMEEIRKKNEALRKRHEEIEADKRQAEKMVKPTSPKKEIKSVDFKPVKKEEFHRHSGSDFDYLKLRTDMEMTPTVDSLILPDLKFYSKILSELEVKRRPKPPARGKGPGNRVKERPKSLQDENGDLCIDSVYRGRRSMHAVGSTGGQHRLERMTTVPNNEMNEIHIQITDNVPEYRPNFANIRQTRDKHREREREKTTDFNGPPPDPAYNFLADRRREGPGYDRGDRDGGGGGGGGSSGSGGRGGGGGGECSNLKDNRAKDVRRHPKNYGGIDFQNVKSKMKAARDRQSFNSTPPTKMEMSISMTGRERRQYMEWKAERDRVDKERIERQKSASGEWRREWDAEKHQQEYEENSNARRQELSRRPVESVCVSEEMRLCSNVQKSISPERRQKVGLLSGRIGSGRFDRGERDDRQRGEAPGTKVVSCPAEVVELKRPSRIGEKADKGKKLLGRGRGRGRGITAPPRSRIIPANLASDSRKVECTRDLLVVKIDNAPGAQDDVEVEYSDTDNIALRSVGGSGIASASIPISYDQTSHSIVSSPYSKSCPTSGCAPAEKMWDTIQENSWDQSQINLQNGDHLHCGNDEEDDDDEDDDDDDDEEGVMLEDEYIEDGELYSGIYEDAENEANYGLVHGMVEGEEWEDCPDEDDFCVEDGHLVYDKTDKIQETLRLDCQLNPEAPAFVPTSPDFLNAPSENDKTINLASIEHAKESLVQNKNKSVQLPILSSSSAKEFSANTVDKDEVHENKVLNDSSSFSSSSLNQNLCKSDSQKVVENPDKLTKTDNEGLNCHDKCEDKADGDAVDDSDAKLEDSSEAFTKSLSDSDSLVPDTDIETNKLEETNLDPLATKSDETVHSHNEQSANKVENSDSETKVTTETVRSENEHNSNEQIAKAENIIKETDVVDNKDSKELKSEDTDSKEDVASKSEDSEKTTVPNSETDTKTEIVNDQASVCNTESIVDEQKVDVKIEDNICKEELDKSVEENVSTESTELSENLETKTSGETDDKEGKAPVKEDQSKADVGDNSENCLNVTSDASKQRNDNTNRDVFYPTEEVCAVTIKETLQTVKDAGAWKLSVKDDIETVSVYKSSNESNASDSKTEGVAAAGSVSSSSSSQNPLKETVSNNLPDSNNQSVNNECNDLHKSSTDEKSKTESPDLVSDCSEQALNSV
- the LOC106881761 gene encoding uncharacterized protein LOC106881761 isoform X12, producing the protein MASQHMNADKELFLDILTKEEREALLTKKMEEIRKKNEALRKRHEEIEADKRQAEKMVKPTSPKKEIKSVDFKPVKKEEFHRHSGSDFDYLKLRTDMEMTPTVDSLILPDLKFYSKILSELEVKRRPKPPARGKGPGNRVKERPKSLQDENGDLCIDSVYRGRRSMHAVGSTGGQHRLERMTTVPNNEMNEIHIQITDNVPEYRPNFANIRQTRDKHREREREKTTDFNGPPPDPAYNFLADRRREGPGYDRGDRDGGGGGGGGSSGSGGRGGGGGGECSNLKDNRAKDVRRHPKNYGGIDFQNVKSKMKAARDRQSFNSTPPTKMEMSISMTGRERRQYMEWKAERDRVDKERIERQKSASGEWRREWDAEKHQQEYEENSNARRQELSRRPVVSCPAEVVELKRPSRIGEKADKGKKLLGRGRGRGRGITAPPRSRIIPANLASDSRKVECTRDLLVVKIDNAPGAQDDVEVEYSDTDNIALRSVGGSGIASASIPISYDQTSHSIVSSPYSKSCPTSGCAPAEKMWDTIQENSWDQSQINLQNGDHLHCGNDEEDDDDEDDDDDDDEEGVMLEDEYIEDGELYSGIYEDAENEANYGLVHGMVEGEEWEDCPDEDDFCVEDGHLVYDKTDKIQETLRLDCQLNPEAPAFVPTSPDFLNAPSENDKTINLASIEHAKESLVQNKNKSVQLPILSSSSAKEFSANTVDKDEVHENKVLNDSSSFSSSSLNQNLCKSDSQKVVENPDKLTKTDNEGLNCHDKCEDKADGDAVDDSDAKLEDSSEAFTKSLSDSDSLVPDTDIETNKLEETNLDPLATKSDETVHSHNEQSANKVENSDSETKVTTETVRSENEHNSNEQIAKAENIIKETDVVDNKDSKELKSEDTDSKEDVASKSEDSEKTTVPNSETDTKTEIVNDQASVCNTESIVDEQKVDVKIEDNICKEELDKSVEENVSTESTELSENLETKTSGETDDKEGKAPVKEDQSKADVGDNSENCLNVTSDASKQRNDNTNRDVFYPTEEVCAVTIKETLQTVKDAGAWKLSVKDDIETVSVYKSSNESNASDSKTEGVAAAGSVSSSSSSQNPLKETVSNNLPDSNNQSVNNECNDLHKSSTDEKSKTESPDLVSDCSEQALNSV
- the LOC106881761 gene encoding uncharacterized protein LOC106881761 isoform X1 encodes the protein MASQHMNADKELFLDILTKEEREALLTKKMEEIRKKNEALRKRHEEIEADKRQAEKMVKPTSPKKEIKSVDFKPVKKEEFHRHSGSDFDYLKLRTDMEMTPTVDSLILPDLKFYSKILSELEVKRRPKPPARGKGPGNRVKERPKSLQDENGDLCIDSVYRGRRSMHAVGSTGGQHRLERMTTVPNNEMNEIHIQITDNVPEYRPNFANIRQTRDKHREREREKTTDFNGPPPDPAYNFLADRRREGPGYDRGDRDGGGGGGGGSSGSGGRGGGGGGECSNLKDNRAKDVRRHPKNYGGIDFQNVKSKMKAARDRQSFNSTPPTKMEMSISMTGRERRQYMEWKAERDRVDKERIERQKSASGEWRREWDAEKHQQECIVNQQFKLMQVSPMYEENSNARRQELSRRPVESVCVSEEMRLCSNVQKSISPERRQKVGLLSGRIGSGRFDRGERDDRQRGEAPGTKVVSCPAEVVELKRPSRIGEKADKGKKLLGRGRGRGRGITAPPRSRIIPANLASDSRKVECTRDLLVVKIDNAPGAQDDVEVEYSDTDNIALRSVGGSGIASASIPISYDQTSHSIVSSPYSKSCPTSGCAPAEKMWDTIQENSWDQSQINLQNGDHLHCGNDEEDDDDEDDDDDDDEEGVMLEDEYIEDGELYSGIYEDAENEANYGLVHGMVEGEEWEDCPDEDDFCVEDGHLVYDKTDKIQETLRLDCQLNPEAPAFVPTSPDFLNAPSENDKTINLASIEHAKESLVQNKNKSVQLPILSSSSAKEFSANTVDKDEVHENKVLNDSSSFSSSSLNQNLCKSDSQKVVENPDKLTKTDNEGLNCHDKCEDKADGDAVDDSDAKLEDSSEAFTKSLSDSDSLVPDTDIETNKLEETNLDPLATKSDETVHSHNEQSANKVENSDSETKVTTETVRSENEHNSNEQIAKAENIIKETDVVDNKDSKELKSEDTDSKEDVASKSEDSEKTTVPNSETDTKTEIVNDQASVCNTESIVDEQKVDVKIEDNICKEELDKSVEENVSTESTELSENLETKTSGETDDKEGKAPVKEDQSKADVGDNSENCLNVTSDASKQRNDNTNRDVFYPTEEVCAVTIKETLQTVKDAGAWKLSVKDDIETVSVYKSSNESNASDSKTEGVAAAGSVSSSSSSQNPLKETVSNNLPDSNNQSVNNECNDLHKSSTDEKSKTESPDLVSDCSEQALNSV
- the LOC106881761 gene encoding uncharacterized protein LOC106881761 isoform X13; translation: MASQHMNADKELFLDILTKEEREALLTKKMEEIRKKNEALRKRHEEIEADKRQAEKMVKPTSPKKEIKSVDFKPVKKEEFHRHSGSDFDYLKLRTDMEMTPTVDSLILPDLKFYSKILSELEVKRRPKPPARGKGPGNRVKERPKSLGPPPDPAYNFLADRRREGPGYDRGDRDGGGGGGGGSSGSGGRGGGGGGECSNLKDNRAKDVRRHPKNYGGIDFQNVKSKMKAARDRQSFNSTPPTKMEMSISMTGRERRQYMEWKAERDRVDKERIERQKSASGEWRREWDAEKHQQECIVNQQFKLMQVSPMYEENSNARRQELSRRPVESVCVSEEMRLCSNVQKSISPERRQKVGLLSGRIGSGRFDRGERDDRQRGEAPGTKVVSCPAEVVELKRPSRIGEKADKGKKLLGRGRGRGRGITAPPRSRIIPANLASDSRKVECTRDLLVVKIDNAPGAQDDVEVEYSDTDNIALRSVGGSGIASASIPISYDQTSHSIVSSPYSKSCPTSGCAPAEKMWDTIQENSWDQSQINLQNGDHLHCGNDEEDDDDEDDDDDDDEEGVMLEDEYIEDGELYSGIYEDAENEANYGLVHGMVEGEEWEDCPDEDDFCVEDGHLVYDKTDKIQETLRLDCQLNPEAPAFVPTSPDFLNAPSENDKTINLASIEHAKESLVQNKNKSVQLPILSSSSAKEFSANTVDKDEVHENKVLNDSSSFSSSSLNQNLCKSDSQKVVENPDKLTKTDNEGLNCHDKCEDKADGDAVDDSDAKLEDSSEAFTKSLSDSDSLVPDTDIETNKLEETNLDPLATKSDETVHSHNEQSANKVENSDSETKVTTETVRSENEHNSNEQIAKAENIIKETDVVDNKDSKELKSEDTDSKEDVASKSEDSEKTTVPNSETDTKTEIVNDQASVCNTESIVDEQKVDVKIEDNICKEELDKSVEENVSTESTELSENLETKTSGETDDKEGKAPVKEDQSKADVGDNSENCLNVTSDASKQRNDNTNRDVFYPTEEVCAVTIKETLQTVKDAGAWKLSVKDDIETVSVYKSSNESNASDSKTEGVAAAGSVSSSSSSQNPLKETVSNNLPDSNNQSVNNECNDLHKSSTDEKSKTESPDLVSDCSEQALNSV
- the LOC106881761 gene encoding uncharacterized protein LOC106881761 isoform X10, translating into MASQHMNADKELFLDILTKEEREALLTKKMEEIRKKNEALRKRHEEIEADKRQAEKMVKPTSPKKEIKSVDFKPVKKEEFHRHSGSDFDYLKLRTDMEMTPTVDSLILPDLKFYSKILSELEVKRRPKPPARGKGPGNRVKERPKSLQDENGDLCIDSVYRGRRSMHAVGSTGGQHRLERMTTVPNNEMNEIHIQITDNVPEYRPNFANIRQTRDKHREREREKTTDFNGPPPDPAYNFLADRRREGPGYDRGDRDGGGGGGGGSSGSGGRGGGGGGECSNLKDNRAKDVRRHPKNYGGIDFQNVKSKMKAARDRQSFNSTPPTKMEMSISMTGRERRQYMEWKAERDRVDKERIERQKSASGEWRREWDAEKHQQEYEENSNARRQELSRRPAGRIGSGRFDRGERDDRQRGEAPGTKVVSCPAEVVELKRPSRIGEKADKGKKLLGRGRGRGRGITAPPRSRIIPANLASDSRKVECTRDLLVVKIDNAPGAQDDVEVEYSDTDNIALRSVGGSGIASASIPISYDQTSHSIVSSPYSKSCPTSGCAPAEKMWDTIQENSWDQSQINLQNGDHLHCGNDEEDDDDEDDDDDDDEEGVMLEDEYIEDGELYSGIYEDAENEANYGLVHGMVEGEEWEDCPDEDDFCVEDGHLVYDKTDKIQETLRLDCQLNPEAPAFVPTSPDFLNAPSENDKTINLASIEHAKESLVQNKNKSVQLPILSSSSAKEFSANTVDKDEVHENKVLNDSSSFSSSSLNQNLCKSDSQKVVENPDKLTKTDNEGLNCHDKCEDKADGDAVDDSDAKLEDSSEAFTKSLSDSDSLVPDTDIETNKLEETNLDPLATKSDETVHSHNEQSANKVENSDSETKVTTETVRSENEHNSNEQIAKAENIIKETDVVDNKDSKELKSEDTDSKEDVASKSEDSEKTTVPNSETDTKTEIVNDQASVCNTESIVDEQKVDVKIEDNICKEELDKSVEENVSTESTELSENLETKTSGETDDKEGKAPVKEDQSKADVGDNSENCLNVTSDASKQRNDNTNRDVFYPTEEVCAVTIKETLQTVKDAGAWKLSVKDDIETVSVYKSSNESNASDSKTEGVAAAGSVSSSSSSQNPLKETVSNNLPDSNNQSVNNECNDLHKSSTDEKSKTESPDLVSDCSEQALNSV
- the LOC106881761 gene encoding uncharacterized protein LOC106881761 isoform X7, with product MASQHMNADKELFLDILTKEEREALLTKKMEEIRKKNEALRKRHEEIEADKRQAEKMVKPTSPKKEIKSVDFKPVKKEEFHRHSGSDFDYLKLRTDMEILSELEVKRRPKPPARGKGPGNRVKERPKSLDENGDLCIDSVYRGRRSMHAVGSTGGQHRLERMTTVPNNEMNEIHIQITDNVPEYRPNFANIRQTRDKHREREREKTTDFNGPPPDPAYNFLADRRREGPGYDRGDRDGGGGGGGGSSGSGGRGGGGGGECSNLKDNRAKDVRRHPKNYGGIDFQNVKSKMKAARDRQSFNSTPPTKMEMSISMTGRERRQYMEWKAERDRVDKERIERQKSASGEWRREWDAEKHQQECIVNQQFKLMQVSPMYEENSNARRQELSRRPVESVCVSEEMRLCSNVQKSISPERRQKVGLLSGRIGSGRFDRGERDDRQRGEAPGTKVVSCPAEVVELKRPSRIGEKADKGKKLLGRGRGRGRGITAPPRSRIIPANLASDSRKVECTRDLLVVKIDNAPGAQDDVEVEYSDTDNIALRSVGGSGIASASIPISYDQTSHSIVSSPYSKSCPTSGCAPAEKMWDTIQENSWDQSQINLQNGDHLHCGNDEEDDDDEDDDDDDDEEGVMLEDEYIEDGELYSGIYEDAENEANYGLVHGMVEGEEWEDCPDEDDFCVEDGHLVYDKTDKIQETLRLDCQLNPEAPAFVPTSPDFLNAPSENDKTINLASIEHAKESLVQNKNKSVQLPILSSSSAKEFSANTVDKDEVHENKVLNDSSSFSSSSLNQNLCKSDSQKVVENPDKLTKTDNEGLNCHDKCEDKADGDAVDDSDAKLEDSSEAFTKSLSDSDSLVPDTDIETNKLEETNLDPLATKSDETVHSHNEQSANKVENSDSETKVTTETVRSENEHNSNEQIAKAENIIKETDVVDNKDSKELKSEDTDSKEDVASKSEDSEKTTVPNSETDTKTEIVNDQASVCNTESIVDEQKVDVKIEDNICKEELDKSVEENVSTESTELSENLETKTSGETDDKEGKAPVKEDQSKADVGDNSENCLNVTSDASKQRNDNTNRDVFYPTEEVCAVTIKETLQTVKDAGAWKLSVKDDIETVSVYKSSNESNASDSKTEGVAAAGSVSSSSSSQNPLKETVSNNLPDSNNQSVNNECNDLHKSSTDEKSKTESPDLVSDCSEQALNSV
- the LOC106881761 gene encoding uncharacterized protein LOC106881761 isoform X6 produces the protein MASQHMNADKELFLDILTKEEREALLTKKMEEIRKKNEALRKRHEEIEADKRQAEKMVKPTSPKKEIKSVDFKPVKKEEFHRHSGSDFDYLKLRTDMEILSELEVKRRPKPPARGKGPGNRVKERPKSLQDENGDLCIDSVYRGRRSMHAVGSTGGQHRLERMTTVPNNEMNEIHIQITDNVPEYRPNFANIRQTRDKHREREREKTTDFNGPPPDPAYNFLADRRREGPGYDRGDRDGGGGGGGGSSGSGGRGGGGGGECSNLKDNRAKDVRRHPKNYGGIDFQNVKSKMKAARDRQSFNSTPPTKMEMSISMTGRERRQYMEWKAERDRVDKERIERQKSASGEWRREWDAEKHQQECIVNQQFKLMQVSPMYEENSNARRQELSRRPVESVCVSEEMRLCSNVQKSISPERRQKVGLLSGRIGSGRFDRGERDDRQRGEAPGTKVVSCPAEVVELKRPSRIGEKADKGKKLLGRGRGRGRGITAPPRSRIIPANLASDSRKVECTRDLLVVKIDNAPGAQDDVEVEYSDTDNIALRSVGGSGIASASIPISYDQTSHSIVSSPYSKSCPTSGCAPAEKMWDTIQENSWDQSQINLQNGDHLHCGNDEEDDDDEDDDDDDDEEGVMLEDEYIEDGELYSGIYEDAENEANYGLVHGMVEGEEWEDCPDEDDFCVEDGHLVYDKTDKIQETLRLDCQLNPEAPAFVPTSPDFLNAPSENDKTINLASIEHAKESLVQNKNKSVQLPILSSSSAKEFSANTVDKDEVHENKVLNDSSSFSSSSLNQNLCKSDSQKVVENPDKLTKTDNEGLNCHDKCEDKADGDAVDDSDAKLEDSSEAFTKSLSDSDSLVPDTDIETNKLEETNLDPLATKSDETVHSHNEQSANKVENSDSETKVTTETVRSENEHNSNEQIAKAENIIKETDVVDNKDSKELKSEDTDSKEDVASKSEDSEKTTVPNSETDTKTEIVNDQASVCNTESIVDEQKVDVKIEDNICKEELDKSVEENVSTESTELSENLETKTSGETDDKEGKAPVKEDQSKADVGDNSENCLNVTSDASKQRNDNTNRDVFYPTEEVCAVTIKETLQTVKDAGAWKLSVKDDIETVSVYKSSNESNASDSKTEGVAAAGSVSSSSSSQNPLKETVSNNLPDSNNQSVNNECNDLHKSSTDEKSKTESPDLVSDCSEQALNSV